Genomic window (Primulina eburnea isolate SZY01 chromosome 8, ASM2296580v1, whole genome shotgun sequence):
ACATATAATAAAAttacttttaaaaaaacaatttttttagtCTAGTTTTTTAATGCAAAcggggctctaactcaatttaATCGACAAAAATACTAAATGAAGTTGTCCACACGTGCCAGTCTCGCACGCGAGTGTTGTTTATCCACGTGTGAACACCCTAATCTATATTCTGAATGCATAAAAGTAATAATTCGGAATATTGACTAAAACTTTGCGAATTTAATATACTTTCTAAGCAGAAAACATATTTCTCACTATAAATTAAAATCTACCCTCATGGTTAGCTAATATGTTGAATCTTTATAAAATGGaaaatataggtaattatatatatataatggaaAATATAGGTAATTTATAAATAAgggtatttgaaaaaaaaatcccAATAAAAAATGTTTATCATAAATATATTTTCAGAGAATAATGGTATTATCGAGTAAATAAAGCACTTAATAAATTGTTTTTTAAAAGATTATATCTCGTACATATTAACAAGGATGTAATCAAGTTGAGATAAATTCTAGAATGTTTGAGTTGGACTCATATATTATTGAGTCGAACTCGAACTTTATTTAACAAATATATTCATAGATCACGAATTTATTCAAGAATTTATCTATCATAAACgagtttaataaatataaattataaatttaaatattcataaaGTTCATTAAaactaaattatatatttagataaaatatcatatttttattaaaatttgtaattttattataataaataaacacaatTAATAAACATCATATtgtaattttattataataaatacaaaaataaacacAATTAATAAACATCATgaaaaactatatatattatatatatatatacatgtatatatatatatatatatatatatatatatatatcataatttttcaatatttatttatttaccgATGTGCCCACATAAGACCACAGTTGCCACTGATGCAGTATGCATATTTATACGGGGAGACAATTATTAGCAGCAAGATTGATCTTTTACTCTATTGTTCCACATAATAGGGGTGGATAAATAAAACTAGAAGAACACGAAGAGAGAAATTGCAGGGAAAGGAAATGGAGAGAGAAAATGAAGGGAAATCGTCATCGAAATTCAAGAGGATTTGTGTGTTTTGTGGGAGTAGCCAAGGCAAGAAGACTAGCTATCAGGAATCTGCTATTGAACTGGGAAAAGTTTTGGTAATATACGTATCTTCTACCCTTTCTTTCCTATTGAACAAAGTTGCCCTTTTTTATTgttctttttattttctttcattttttcgTATTTTCTTCATTGGGTTTGCTGTAAAAGGTTGCTTTGTTTTCAAATGGGTTGTGGAGAAGTTATTGGCCTAAAAATCTTTGAATCTAAACTTTGCAACTTTCATGGTTATTTATTTGGATTTGACAGGAAATGGCTTCAAGAGTTTCTTCATTCCATCTCTCTGTTTTTTTCCTTAAGAATTAACCGTGTTTTTTCATTTgggatttttaaaatttcattgcTTACGccattgatttttttattattttttactccGTACTCTCTCATGCACGTAGTGTTCCAGTCCACAAACATGTAGAATCTTCATTTTTGTTACTAAAAAAGGCTCTCTCTTTCTGTCATTCCCTCAAGAATTTATTTAACAGAAATCCTACATTAGTTTCAGTTGGATTTTTAGTTTAGATTCCACTTCACATATGTCCAGTCAATTCATCAATGGCGTCCCTCAAATTTTAGCAGTGAAGTTCACCTTTTTTTCCCTCGAGTGGATAGTAAAATAACATTTGTATGCCACTCAAAAAATACTCCCGCACAGTCTATATCACTTATAATCTTATTCTAATGACTATAGTAGGATAACTTTTTCGACTTTGTTTTCTAAATTTTTCCTGGAGTTTTTTTGCAactttaatattaatatatatgcGTGTTTTATAAGGTTGCTAGGAACATTGATTTGGTCTACGGAGGAGGTAGCATTGGCTTGATGGGGTTGGTTTCACAAGCTGTTCATAATGGTGGTAGGCATGTAATTGGGTGAGGTTCTTGTTTTTGAATTTACAATCCTACACGCATTTAATCTTGGGCTAGAAAGGTTGTAAAATAGCtagaaataataattaaaaatagtaggatttttacttttttcaaGATTACTAATTTGAGATTAGCTTGTTATGTTCGGATTGTTTGGTTATTTCTTCATTAAAACTGATATTTGTCATGTTATTGTCTCCCTATGCAGGGTGATTCCCAAGACTCTCATGCCTAGAGAGGTAGGTACTGTCTGCTATGATTTTAAAAGTCTTAGTTCTTTTcttatattataataaaactAGATATCCCACAAAAGATTTTACTAATCCTTTTGCCATTTTTCTTATGCTGGCTCTAGCTGCAGTAGATTCTTGGATTGCTCGCTTATTCATTCCCaaatcttattattatttttcaaatcttTTTACTGATTTTGTGTATTTTTCTCCTATTTGAAATAAATGCGATCAATCTGATGTTCTCCTTGATTCTGACAAAATGGAAAAATGAAAATCCTTGTGTCTTGTTAGGTCCTTTACAACCTTATCCACAGTATAGTACTTAGGTGGCTGGTGTTTTTCACAACATTTTATGCATTTTTGGACTCAAGTGTTCTCCaagattttttctttttctgtttCACCCCCACCCCTTATTCGCTCTGCTGTGTTCTTGTACTCTTCTATATTGGACTTTTATgtgattttaaaagtttttcaagTGTATGTATATGTTTTTATCTGGTAGTAAATCTACCACTTGCTCTGGTGTTGCTGACTTTCAAGATTCTTGGACTAGTCCATTCTTTATTGCAAAAAGTGCACAGCACCTAACTGTAATTAAACTTTCTTGGTTTTTGGAACACTTTGGGTTAATGGGATTGAGCAACTTTTTTGTAGTTAACCGGTGTAACAGTCGGGGAAGTGAAGGCAGTAGCTGATATGCACCAGAGGAAAGCTGAGATGGCTAGGCATTCAGATGCTTTTATTGCCTTACCAGGTTGGTATTATGCCCAAATGAGCGGACTTAGGACGAGGGTAGATTTAAGGGGATTTAGGTGGTGAAACCTGCGGTATCAGAAAATTTAaacgtaaaattttaaaattgtttagtccgaagaaagaaaaaaagttACATGTGACTTTGGGCCGGCGTTATAAATTAGTTGAAGTGGGGCAACTTGATGTGCTTTTAGAAAAATTACACCGAAAATTTGAAAGTCGAAACAAACACGATAATTTAGTCAAAATGGGGGTGACTTAAACATGTTTTTAAGAAACTTGCACTATAAAGTTGAAGCTAGGAGTCGTCCCTACTAGTTTCCTCCGATGGGTCCGGTCCtggtttgctttgaagattgaCTTGACAGAACCCATGCTCACCtcttccaagaatgatcatccTTTCATTGTATTGAGCCTGTTGAATGGTTTGATTACATTCCAAGACCAAATTCAGTCAAACAATCAGAGAGTACAAAAgcatcttgatttattctatCATATTACCTTGAGAGAAATCATTGCTGAAATGCTTTACTATATGATTATGTCTCCCACTACCTGTATAGGCCGGTACAAACAAGGGCACAGGTTAATAAAGTTGAAGGGTTTAATGTTTGTCTACATCTTTAAGCGTCAACATGACATTTCTTGTACACAAATCGAGCCAAGTTCGAGACTTGATTCTGGGTAACCCGAAATATGCAGGTGGTTATGGAACTTTGGAGGAATTACTCGAAGTCATAacttgggctcaacttggaa
Coding sequences:
- the LOC140839828 gene encoding cytokinin riboside 5'-monophosphate phosphoribohydrolase LOG1-like, translated to MERENEGKSSSKFKRICVFCGSSQGKKTSYQESAIELGKVLVARNIDLVYGGGSIGLMGLVSQAVHNGGRHVIGVIPKTLMPRELTGVTVGEVKAVADMHQRKAEMARHSDAFIALPGGYGTLEELLEVITWAQLGIHDKPVGLLNVDGYYNSLLSFIDKAVEEGFICPNARHIIVSAATSRELVKKLEEYVPRHERVASKLSWEMEQLGYSQKYGISR